From the genome of Glycine max cultivar Williams 82 chromosome 2, Glycine_max_v4.0, whole genome shotgun sequence, one region includes:
- the LOC100818164 gene encoding B3 domain-containing protein At2g36080: MSTNHYTMDLPEPTLWWPHPHQQQLTLIDPDPLPLNLNNDDNDNGDDNDNDENQTVTTTTTGGEEEIINNKEPMFEKPLTPSDVGKLNRLVIPKQHAEKYFPLSGGDSGSSECKGLLLSFEDESGKCWRFRYSYWNSSQSYVLTKGWSRYVKDKRLDAGDVVLFQRHRADAQRLFIGWRRRRQSDALPPPAHVSSRKSGGDGNSSKNEGDVGVGWTRGFYPAHHPYPTHHHHPSPYHHQQDDSLHAVRGSQGQNQRTRPVGNSSSSSSSSSRVLRLFGVNMECQPEHDDSGPSTPQCSYNTNNILPSTQGTDIHSHLNFYQQQQTSNSKPPPHHMMIRHQPYYY; encoded by the exons ATGTCGACAAACCACTACACCATGGACCTTCCCGAACCAACACTCTGGTGGCCACACCCACACCAACAACAACTAACCTTAATAGATCCAGACCCTCTCCCTCTGAACCTCAACAACGACGACAACGACAATGGCGACGACAACGACAACGACGAAAACCAAACAGTTACAACAACCACAAcaggaggagaagaagaaataataaacaataaagaaCCGATGTTCGAGAAGCCGCTAACCCCGAGCGACGTGGGGAAGCTGAACCGCCTCGTAATCCCGAAGCAGCACGCTGAGAAGTACTTTCCACTGAGTGGTGGTGACTCGGGCAGTAGCGAGTGCAAGGGGCTGTTACTGAGTTTCGAGGACGAGTCGGGGAAGTGCTGGCGCTTCCGCTACTCGTACTGGAACAGCAGCCAGAGCTACGTGCTCACCAAAGGGTGGAGCCGTTACGTGAAGGACAAGCGCCTCGATGCGGGAGATGTCGTTTTATTCCAGCGCCACCGCGCCGACGCGCAGCGCCTCTTCATCGGCTGGAGGCGCAGGCGGCAGAGCGACGCCCTGCCGCCGCCTGCGCACGTTAGCAGCAGGAAGAGTGGTGGTGATGGGAATAGTAGTAAGAATGAGGGTGATGTGGGCGTGGGCTGGACCAGAGGGTTCTATCCTGCGCATCATCCTTATCCTACGCATCATCATCATCCCTCGCCATACCATCACCAACAAGATGACTCTCTTCATGCAG TTAGAGGGTCCCAAGGTCAGAACCAAAGGACGAGACCAGTGGGAAACAGCAGTTCTAGTTCGAGTTCGAGTTCAAGGGTACTTAGGCTATTCGGGGTCAACATGGAATGCCAACCCGAACATGATGATTCTGGACCCTCCACACCCCAATGCTCCTACAATACTAACAACATATTGCCATCCACACAGGGCACAGATATTCATTCCCATCTCAATTtctaccaacaacaacaaacttcTAATTCCAAGCCTCCCCCTCATCACATGATGATACGTCACCAACCATACTACTACTAG